In one Phalacrocorax carbo chromosome 16, bPhaCar2.1, whole genome shotgun sequence genomic region, the following are encoded:
- the GPRC5C gene encoding G-protein coupled receptor family C group 5 member C: MGAVAVPPAATCVLLALLPTTSGQTTPPSGCGKDLSSLYYNLCDLSAAWGIVLEAVASLGVVTSFVLTIVLVASLPFVQEPQKKTLVATQVFFLLGTFGLFCLTFDFIVGADFSTCTSRRFLFGVLFSICFSCLLAHAVALNFLARRNRGLQSWVTLAVALLLTLVEVIINAEWLIITVARREGGSPDPCQLADADFVMALIYVMFLLVAAFGTAWTALCGRYGHWRKHSAFILATTGLSMAIWVTWMAMYLYGNQHAGKKPGWDDPTLAIALVSNACTFLLLYIIPEVTHMTRRGSEQAFEDDVYPTRGVGYETILKEQKSQSMFVENKAFSMDEPSFAKKPVSPYSGYNGQLLTSVYQPTEMALMHKGPTEGPYDVILPRASTASPAAGSASSTLRAEDAFAAQARHAGAQRDGRSCQVQSPYSRNRW, translated from the exons ATGGGTGCTGTGGCAGTGCCACCTGCAGCCACCTGCGTGCTGCTGGCCTTGCTCCCCACCACCAGTGGACAGACCACCCCTCCCTCGGGCTGCGGCAAGGACCTCTCCTCCCTCTACTACAACCTCTGTGACCTCTCAGCAGCCTGGGGCATCGTGCTGGAGGCCGTGGCCAGCCTCGGCGTGGTGACCAGCTTTGTGCTCACCATTGTCCTGGTGGCCAGCCTGCCCTTCGTGCAGGAACCCCAGAAGAAGACCCTGGTGGCCACGCAGGTCTTCTTTCTTCTGGGCACCTTTGGGCTCTTCTGCCTGACGTTTGACTTCATTGTGGGGGCGGATTTCTCCACCTGCACCTCCCGCCGCTTCCTCTTCGGCGTCCTCTTCAGCATCTGCTTCTCCTGCCTGCTGGCGCATGCCGTGGCCCTCAACTTTTTGGCACGGAGGAACCGGggcctgcagagctgggtgaCGCTGGCGGTGGCCCTGCTCCTCACTTTGGTGGAGGTCATCATCAATGCCGAGTGGCTCATCATCACGGTGGCGCGGCGGGAGGGTGGCTCTCCGGACCCTTGCCAGCTGGCAGATGCTGACTTCGTCATGGCGCTCATCTACGTCATGttcctgctggtggctgcctTCGGCACTGCCTGGACGGCCCTCTGTGGCCGCTATGGCCACTGGCGCAAGCACAGCGCCTTCATCCTGGCCACCACCGGCCTCTCCATGGCCATCTGGGTGACATGGATGGCCATGTACCTCTATGGGAACCAGCATGCAGGCAAGAAGCCCGGCTGGGATGACCCTACGCTGGCCATTGCGCTGGTCTCCAATGCctgcaccttcctcctcctctacaTCATCCCCGAGGTGACGCACATGACACGGCGGGGTTCCGAGCAGGCCTTTGAGGATGATGTCTACCCCACACGTGGGGTGGGCTACGAGACCATCCTTAAGGAGCAGAAGTCGCAGAGCATGTTTGTGGAGAACAAAGCCTTCTCCATGGACGAGCCCTCCTTTG CCAAGAAGCCGGTGTCCCCATACAGCGGCTACAACGGGCAGCTGCTGACCAGTGTCTACCAGCCCACCGAGATGGCTCTGATGCACAAGGGGCCG ACCGAAGGTCCCTACGACGTGATCCTGCCCCGTGCCTCCACCGCCAGCCCAGCAGCCGGCAGTGCCAGCTCGACGCTGCGAGCCGAGGACGCCTTTGCGGCACAGGCCCGACACGCCGGCGCCCAGCGGGATGGCAGGAGCTGCCAG GTGCAGTCCCCATACAGCAGGAACCGGTGGTGA
- the GPR142 gene encoding probable G-protein coupled receptor 142 gives MVPVPNSTAVVWGGEAAWPEPERSPCMVGIFPIVYYSVLLGLGLPVNILTAVALSRLATRTKKSSYWYLLALTTSDILTQVFIVFVGFILQTAILARAVPSAFIHTVNVLEFTANHASIWVTVLLTVDRYVALCHPLRYRTVSYPQRTRKIIAAVFAVALATGIPFYWWLDVWRDADPPTALDMVLKWVHCVTIYFLPCSIFLATNSIIICKLKQRRCSGGGRPHLSKTMALLLAVTTTFIVLWAPRTIVMICHLYVASVKRDWRVHLALDIANMVAMLNTTLNFFLYCFVSQTFRRTVGEVLRVHLRHSPRSGSGRFPPPALKPLELLASTAL, from the exons ATGGTCCCAGTACCCAACAGCACAGCGGTGGTGTGGGGTGGTGAGGCGGCATGGCCGGAGCCAGAGCGGTCACCCTGCATGGTCGGCATCTTCCCCATCGTGTATTACAGCGTCTTGCTGGGGCTGGGTCTGCCAG TGAATATCCTGACTGCTGTGGCCCTGTCCCGCCTTGCCACAAGGACCAAGAAATCATCATACTGGTACCTGCTGGCCCTGACCACCTCTGACATACTCACCCAGGTCTTCATTGTCTTTGTGGGCTTCATCCTGCAGACAGCCATCCTGGCCCGGGCGGTTCCCAGTGCCTTCATCCACACTGTCAATGTGCTGGAGTTCACGGCCAACCATGCCTCCATCTGGGTCACCGTCCTTCTGACCGTGGACCGCTACGTGGCCCTCTGCCACCCGCTGCGGTACCGTACCGTCTCCTACCCACAGCGTACCCGCAAAATCATTGCGGCCGTCTTTGCTGTGGCACTGGCCACAGGCATCCCTTTCTACTGGTGGCTGGATGTGTGGCGTGATGCTGACCCCCCCACGGCCCTGGACATGGTGCTCAAGTGGGTGCACTGCGTCACCATCTACTTCTTGCCCTGCAGCATCTTCCTGGCCACTAATTCTATCATCATCTGCAAGCTGAAGCAGCGGAGGTGCTCAGGGGGTGGGCGACCCCACCTAAGCAAGACCATGGCCCTCCTCCTGGCTGTCACCACCACCTTCATAGTGCTCTGGGCTCCCCGGACCATCGTCATGATCTGCCACCTCTACGTGGCCTCAGTCAAGAGGGACTGGCGTGTGCACCTGGCCTTGGACATCGCCAACATGGTGGCCATGCTCAACACCACCCTCAACTTCTTCCTCTACTGCTTCGTCAGCCAGACCTTCCGTCGCACAGTGGGCGAGGTGCTCCGGGTCCACCTCCGGCACAGCCCCAGGTCTGGCAGTGGTCGcttcccacctccagccctgAAACCACTGGAGCTGCtggccagcacagccctctga